The Sagittula sp. P11 genome window below encodes:
- a CDS encoding pirin family protein: protein MSWNPNLTPGHPDDAGPDAIETVIVPRARDLGDFEVRRALPAPQRQMVGPFIFFDQAGPAEFLTGQGVDVRPHPHIGLGTVTYLYRGDFHHRDSTGADQVIRPGELNWMIAGKGVTHSERTSAEGRSGPNSLFGIQTWIALPEDREDSDPVFEHHGKASLPEFNDGGVSARLILGRAYGATAPATLYSDTFYLDVTLEAGARFPLPDDHEDRGIYVSTGSVRVAGQVFEAGRMMVFRPGDAITVEAGPEGARLMALGGETLNGPRYIWWNFVASSRDRIEAAKEEWRAAHWGKGMFDLPPADRDEHIPLP from the coding sequence ATGAGCTGGAATCCGAATCTGACCCCGGGCCATCCCGACGACGCGGGCCCCGACGCAATCGAAACGGTCATCGTGCCCCGGGCACGCGACCTCGGCGATTTCGAGGTGCGGCGCGCCCTGCCCGCCCCACAGCGCCAGATGGTCGGCCCGTTCATCTTCTTCGACCAGGCCGGCCCGGCGGAGTTTCTGACCGGGCAAGGCGTCGACGTCCGGCCCCACCCCCACATCGGACTCGGCACCGTCACCTACCTTTACCGCGGCGACTTCCATCACCGCGATTCCACCGGCGCCGACCAGGTCATCCGCCCGGGCGAGCTGAACTGGATGATCGCAGGCAAGGGCGTCACGCATTCCGAACGGACCTCCGCCGAGGGCCGATCCGGTCCCAACAGCCTGTTCGGCATCCAGACGTGGATCGCCCTGCCCGAGGATCGCGAAGACAGCGACCCGGTGTTCGAGCACCACGGCAAGGCCAGCCTGCCGGAGTTCAACGACGGCGGTGTCTCGGCCCGGCTGATCCTTGGCAGGGCCTACGGCGCCACGGCGCCCGCCACGCTCTATTCCGACACCTTCTATCTGGACGTGACGCTGGAGGCCGGCGCCCGCTTTCCCCTGCCCGACGATCACGAGGACCGGGGCATCTATGTCTCGACCGGATCGGTCCGCGTGGCAGGCCAGGTTTTCGAGGCTGGCCGCATGATGGTCTTCCGCCCGGGCGACGCGATCACTGTCGAGGCCGGTCCCGAAGGGGCGCGCCTGATGGCCCTGGGCGGAGAAACCCTAAACGGCCCGCGCTACATCTGGTGGAACTTCGTGGCCTCCTCCCGCGACAGGATCGAGGCCGCCAAGGAAGAGTGGCGCGCGGCGCATTGGGGCAAGGGCATGTTCGACCTGCCGCCCGCCGACAGGGATGAACACATCCCCCTGCCCTGA
- a CDS encoding LacI family DNA-binding transcriptional regulator translates to MSDQRIRNMEQFATVCGISRPTLSKYFHDPSSVRKSTRQRIEDALEEFDYRPNIFAINQNRKLTKNVGIVVPYLADPFFAEIARNIETMVIEAGFRPILLSSHGSTSQEIENLDSLRSIKPAGVLMAPLGRASDRDAVEAFCRDVPSVLFDSNISGLGDAFVGHDNLQATTLICDYLCRTGSSPAFFEMRTPTNPNAYRRRKAYSEAMEREGHPVHLLQVEGEDWEFERIGYEGGLKLIEERALPSDTILCSNDRLAIGLLAAAYEKGLRVGRGFGTSLRIAGHDDHPFSRYTCPSLTTVSQDYTAIAERSVDLLFKLIDGGERTEIRREILFEGKLVMRNSA, encoded by the coding sequence ATGTCGGACCAGAGAATTCGGAACATGGAGCAATTCGCCACGGTCTGCGGCATCTCCCGTCCCACGTTGTCGAAGTACTTCCACGACCCGTCGAGCGTGCGCAAGTCGACCCGCCAGAGGATCGAGGATGCGCTCGAGGAATTCGACTACCGGCCCAATATCTTCGCGATCAACCAGAACCGGAAGCTGACGAAGAACGTGGGCATTGTGGTGCCCTATCTCGCCGACCCTTTCTTTGCGGAGATCGCACGCAATATCGAGACCATGGTGATCGAGGCGGGCTTCCGTCCGATCCTGCTGTCGTCGCACGGCAGCACCAGCCAGGAGATCGAGAATCTCGACAGCCTCCGGTCGATCAAGCCCGCCGGGGTGCTGATGGCGCCGCTTGGCCGGGCATCGGACCGCGACGCGGTGGAGGCCTTTTGCAGGGATGTGCCATCCGTCCTGTTCGACAGCAATATCAGTGGTTTGGGTGATGCTTTTGTGGGTCACGACAATCTGCAGGCCACCACATTGATCTGCGACTACCTGTGCCGTACCGGGAGTTCGCCGGCATTCTTCGAGATGCGCACCCCGACCAACCCGAACGCCTACCGGAGGCGCAAGGCCTACTCCGAAGCGATGGAGCGCGAGGGGCATCCCGTGCACCTTCTGCAGGTCGAGGGCGAGGACTGGGAGTTCGAGCGGATCGGCTACGAAGGCGGGCTGAAGCTGATCGAAGAGCGCGCTCTGCCCTCGGACACCATCCTGTGTTCGAACGACCGTCTCGCCATCGGGCTGCTGGCGGCCGCCTACGAGAAGGGCCTGCGCGTGGGGCGTGGATTCGGCACCTCGTTGCGCATTGCCGGACACGACGATCACCCGTTTTCGCGCTACACCTGCCCGTCGCTCACCACCGTCAGTCAGGACTACACCGCAATCGCAGAACGCAGCGTCGACCTGCTGTTCAAGCTGATAGACGGCGGCGAACGCACTGAAATCCGCCGGGAAATCCTGTTCGAGGGCAAACTTGTCATGCGAAACTCTGCGTAA
- a CDS encoding sugar ABC transporter substrate-binding protein, with translation MKLKSALFAVSALVSVAATAATAETLTIATVNNGDMIRMQGLTSDFTEKTGHEVEWVTLEENVLRQRVTQDIATKGGQFDIMTIGMYETPIWAKNGWLVALDDLSDSYDADDILPAMRDGLSYDGTLYAAPFYGESSMIMYRTDLMEEAGLEMPDAPTWDFVKEAAEAMTDKDAEIYGVCLRGKAGWGENMAFLTAMSNSFGARWFDEDWTPQFDSEAWSQTLNFYLDLMNNYGPPGASTNGFNENLALFQQGKCGMWIDATVAASFVTNPNDSTVADKVGFALAPDAGNGKRGNWLWAWALGIPAGTAKEAAAKEFIEWATSKDYIELVAENEGWANVPPGARTSLYENPEYQKVPFAKMTLESINSADPLEPTVDPVPYQGVQFVAIPEFAGIATQVGQEFSAALAGQQSAEEALEKAQSITAEEMEAAGY, from the coding sequence ATGAAACTGAAGAGCGCACTGTTCGCAGTGAGCGCGCTCGTTTCTGTTGCCGCCACCGCGGCCACGGCCGAGACGCTGACCATCGCGACCGTCAACAACGGCGACATGATCCGGATGCAGGGTCTGACGAGCGATTTCACCGAAAAGACCGGTCATGAAGTGGAGTGGGTCACCCTCGAGGAAAACGTGCTGCGTCAGCGCGTGACCCAGGACATCGCCACCAAGGGCGGCCAGTTCGACATCATGACCATCGGCATGTACGAGACGCCGATCTGGGCCAAGAACGGCTGGCTCGTGGCGCTGGACGACCTCAGCGACAGCTATGACGCCGACGACATCCTTCCCGCCATGCGCGACGGCCTGTCCTACGACGGCACGCTCTACGCGGCACCGTTCTACGGTGAATCGTCGATGATCATGTACCGCACCGACCTGATGGAAGAGGCCGGGCTGGAAATGCCCGACGCCCCGACCTGGGACTTCGTGAAGGAAGCGGCCGAGGCGATGACCGACAAGGACGCCGAGATCTACGGCGTCTGCCTGCGCGGCAAGGCCGGCTGGGGCGAGAACATGGCCTTCCTGACCGCCATGTCCAACTCCTTCGGCGCGCGCTGGTTCGACGAGGACTGGACCCCGCAGTTCGACAGCGAGGCATGGTCCCAGACCCTGAACTTCTACCTCGACCTGATGAACAACTACGGTCCTCCGGGCGCGTCCACCAACGGCTTCAACGAGAACCTCGCGCTGTTCCAGCAGGGCAAGTGCGGCATGTGGATCGACGCCACCGTGGCGGCCTCCTTCGTGACCAACCCCAACGACTCCACCGTGGCGGACAAGGTCGGCTTCGCGCTGGCACCGGACGCCGGCAACGGCAAGCGGGGCAACTGGCTCTGGGCATGGGCACTGGGCATCCCGGCAGGCACCGCCAAGGAAGCCGCAGCCAAGGAGTTCATCGAGTGGGCGACCTCGAAGGATTACATCGAGCTCGTGGCCGAAAACGAAGGCTGGGCCAACGTTCCCCCGGGCGCGCGTACCTCGCTCTACGAGAACCCGGAGTACCAGAAGGTGCCGTTCGCCAAGATGACCCTCGAGAGCATCAACTCCGCCGACCCGCTTGAGCCGACCGTGGACCCGGTTCCGTACCAGGGCGTACAGTTTGTCGCGATCCCCGAGTTCGCCGGTATCGCAACCCAGGTTGGACAGGAATTCTCGGCAGCGCTGGCAGGCCAGCAGTCGGCAGAAGAAGCGCTGGAAAAGGCGCAGTCGATCACTGCCGAGGAAATGGAAGCCGCAGGCTACTAA